The Calypte anna isolate BGI_N300 chromosome 2, bCalAnn1_v1.p, whole genome shotgun sequence genome includes a window with the following:
- the ZNF706 gene encoding zinc finger protein 706, which produces MARGQQKIQSQQKNAKKQAEQKKKQGHDQKAAAKAALIYTCTVCRTQMPDPKTFKQHFESKHPKTPLPPELADVQA; this is translated from the exons ATGGCTCGTGGACAGCAGAAGATTCAGTCGCAGcagaaaaatgccaaaaagcaagctgagcaaaaaaagaaacaaggacaTGATCAGAAGGCTGCCGCCAAGGCTGCCTTGATATATACCTGCACTGTCTGTAGG ACACAAATGCCGGATCCCAAGACCTTCAAACAGCACTTTGAAAGCAAGCATCCTAAGACTCCACTTCCTCCAGAATTGGCTGATGTTCAGGCATAA